One Serinicoccus chungangensis genomic window carries:
- a CDS encoding ParB/RepB/Spo0J family partition protein translates to MNAAGADDGGPALAPVPGASFAEIDLGQIRANPRQPRSVFDDDDLAELVSSIRELGVLQPVVVRPTDPDEVAGGEPPFELVMGERRLRASRAADQTTIPAIVRATDDEHMLRDALLENLHRAQLNPLEEAAAYQQLLEDFGCTHDELAGRIGRSRPQISNTIRLLRLPPMVQRRVASGVLSAGHARALLGLADGAAMERLAQRIVAEGLSVRSVEEIVMIGDDERPTRRRAAGASASPELERIASSLSGRLDTRVQVSMGRRKGKMVIEFAGQDDLERILDLLGRDELSPSSTSD, encoded by the coding sequence ATGAACGCAGCCGGCGCCGATGACGGTGGCCCTGCTCTCGCACCGGTCCCCGGAGCATCCTTCGCCGAGATCGACCTCGGCCAGATCCGCGCCAACCCGCGGCAGCCCCGCTCCGTCTTCGACGACGACGACCTGGCCGAGCTGGTCAGCAGCATCCGCGAGCTGGGTGTCCTGCAGCCGGTCGTCGTCCGCCCCACCGACCCCGACGAGGTCGCGGGCGGTGAGCCGCCGTTCGAGCTGGTCATGGGCGAGCGCCGTCTGCGGGCGTCGCGAGCGGCCGACCAGACCACGATCCCGGCCATCGTGCGGGCCACCGACGACGAGCACATGCTGCGGGACGCGCTGCTGGAAAACCTGCACCGTGCCCAGCTGAACCCGCTCGAGGAGGCCGCGGCCTACCAGCAGCTGCTCGAGGACTTCGGCTGCACCCACGACGAGCTGGCCGGCCGCATCGGCCGGTCACGGCCGCAGATCAGCAACACCATCCGGCTGCTGCGCCTGCCGCCGATGGTGCAGCGGCGGGTGGCGTCGGGGGTGCTCAGTGCCGGGCACGCCCGGGCTCTGCTGGGTCTCGCCGACGGAGCCGCGATGGAGCGGCTGGCCCAGCGCATCGTGGCCGAGGGACTCTCGGTGCGCTCCGTCGAGGAGATCGTCATGATCGGCGACGACGAGCGGCCGACCCGGCGCCGCGCCGCCGGCGCCTCCGCCTCACCGGAGCTGGAGCGGATCGCCAGCTCGCTGTCGGGGCGTCTCGACACGCGGGTCCAGGTGTCCATGGGGCGCCGCAAGGGCAAGATGGTCATCGAGTTCGCGGGCCAGGACGATCTCGAGCGCATCCTCGACCTGCTGGGACGGGACGAGCTCAGCCCTTCGTCGACGTCGGACTGA
- the rsmG gene encoding 16S rRNA (guanine(527)-N(7))-methyltransferase RsmG, producing MPGTGAAPPPPEQAREIFAERLPVAVRYAELLATTGISHGLIGPRETGRLWERHLLNCAVVEVLCREDEQVVDIGSGAGLPGVVLAIARPDLRLHLVEPLLRRTTWLEHAVAELGLDNVTVHRGRAEDVDLEAPVVTARAVASLDKLIRWGFPLLADEGRLLALKGEAAAAELEQARPVLRRHGVTQAQVHVLAEGTVAGPVRVVEIVRPAGGRDAGEAADQPGPRRGRRGRPARRRRSSRP from the coding sequence GTGCCGGGCACCGGTGCCGCGCCACCGCCCCCGGAGCAGGCGCGGGAGATCTTCGCCGAGCGGCTGCCGGTGGCGGTGCGGTATGCCGAGCTGCTGGCCACGACCGGCATCAGCCACGGCCTCATCGGCCCGCGCGAGACCGGTCGGCTGTGGGAGCGCCACCTGCTCAACTGCGCCGTGGTCGAGGTGCTGTGCCGGGAGGACGAGCAGGTCGTGGACATCGGGTCGGGTGCCGGCCTGCCCGGCGTGGTCCTCGCCATCGCCCGCCCCGACCTGCGGTTGCACCTCGTGGAGCCGCTGCTGCGCCGCACCACGTGGCTGGAGCACGCCGTCGCCGAGCTCGGCCTGGACAACGTGACGGTGCACCGTGGTCGGGCGGAGGACGTCGACCTGGAGGCGCCGGTCGTCACCGCCCGCGCGGTGGCGTCGTTGGACAAGCTGATCAGGTGGGGCTTCCCGCTGCTGGCGGACGAGGGCCGGCTGCTCGCGCTCAAGGGTGAGGCGGCCGCGGCCGAGCTCGAGCAGGCCCGACCGGTGCTGCGGCGGCACGGCGTGACCCAGGCTCAGGTGCACGTGCTGGCCGAGGGGACGGTCGCCGGTCCGGTCCGGGTCGTGGAGATCGTCCGCCCGGCGGGCGGAAGGGACGCGGGTGAGGCCGCGGACCAGCCCGGGCCGCGGCGTGGACGCCGGGGACGGCCCGCACGCCGCCGACGGTCCTCGCGCCCCTGA
- a CDS encoding protein jag has protein sequence MSTTNDTDIATTDEQAPTEQPAQDEQAPTEQPAQDEQAPTEDAADQDVTEVTTAASTSSSGGDAAADLVREGEVAADFLETLLDIADLDGDLEVDVDGDRAAVALVDSEDGAAPRRLVGPGGAVLEALQELTRLAVQAETGERSRLMLDVAGYRADRRSALVAQARSAIAEVKESGERRDLEPMTAFERKVVHDEVLAAGLSSESEGVEPSRYVVILPAD, from the coding sequence ATGAGCACCACGAACGACACCGACATCGCGACCACCGACGAGCAGGCTCCGACCGAGCAGCCCGCGCAGGACGAGCAGGCTCCGACCGAGCAGCCCGCGCAGGACGAGCAGGCTCCGACCGAGGACGCCGCCGACCAGGATGTGACCGAGGTCACAACCGCCGCGTCGACGTCGTCCAGCGGCGGGGACGCCGCCGCCGACCTCGTCCGGGAGGGAGAGGTCGCCGCCGACTTCCTGGAGACCCTTCTGGACATCGCCGACCTGGACGGCGACCTCGAGGTGGACGTGGACGGCGACCGCGCCGCTGTCGCCCTCGTGGACTCCGAGGACGGTGCCGCCCCGCGCCGTCTCGTGGGCCCGGGCGGTGCGGTCCTCGAGGCGCTGCAGGAGCTGACCCGGCTGGCCGTGCAGGCCGAGACCGGAGAGCGCAGCCGCCTCATGCTGGACGTGGCCGGCTACCGCGCCGACCGCCGTAGCGCCCTGGTGGCCCAGGCACGCAGCGCGATCGCCGAGGTCAAGGAGTCCGGGGAGCGCCGGGACCTGGAGCCGATGACCGCCTTCGAGCGCAAGGTCGTGCACGACGAGGTCCTCGCGGCTGGGCTCAGCTCGGAGTCCGAGGGCGTGGAGCCCTCGCGCTACGTCGTCATCCTGCCGGCTGACTGA